One Sus scrofa isolate TJ Tabasco breed Duroc chromosome 10, Sscrofa11.1, whole genome shotgun sequence genomic window carries:
- the LOC110255593 gene encoding uncharacterized protein LOC110255593 produces MTYKWDHGFKVVGDFSSWPIISYLLGVLVQLLWSPDMAAIVDEVTLRMLASWFQCKEPAVVKLLLRAVEILAMHGNMGKQLRALQPYVLNCCYSEDSGIVAETFKMLKCLVEQLTWEHSSAFLIQLAFTLGPFLEEVRPPTPVSLLWPLSSKGAAGTVSKASGWRVMPVWGLHRVTWTESRGRWQEWRDALEPEHILWRGESELLRLMAFESYGALLAKVSRRVLVFPLRHQVFNLLILLVLHLEDVNVSVAQIARPALCHTATVLRWSKLKVIFAEKDTWTILRALLLGFAATGYKNEVAAGHVLCAQPLNVPPARPCVLSELGVQAHR; encoded by the exons ATGACTTACAAGTGGGACCATGGCTTCAAAGTTGTTGGGGACTTTTCCTCCTGGCCCATCATTTCCTACCTTCTTGGTGTCCTTGTGCAGCTGCTCTGGTCCCCGGACATGGCGGCCATCGTGGACGAGGTCACGCTCAGGATGCTGGCCAGCTGGTTCCAGTGCAAGGAGCCGGCTGTGGTGAAGCTGCTGCTGCGGGCAGTGGAGATCCTCGCGATGCACGGAAACATG GGGAAGCAGCTTCGCGCTCTGCAGCCCTACGTGCTCAACTGCTGCTACTCCGAGGACAGCGGCATCGTGGCTGAGACCTTCAAGATGCTGAAGTGTCTGGTGGAGCAGCTGACCTGGGAGCACTCCTCTGCCTTCCTGATCCAGCTGGCCTTCACGCTGGGgcccttcctggaggaggtgaggcccCCGACGCCTGTTTCCCTTCTCTGGCCTCTGTCAAGTAAGGGAGCTGCCGGAACTGTCTCCAAGGCCTCCGGCTGGCGTGTGATGCCAGTTTGGGGCTTGCACAGGGTGACCTGGACAGAGAGCAGAGGGCGGTGGCAGGAGTGGCGTGACGCCCTGGAGCCAGAGCACATCctttggcggggg GAGTCGGAGCTTCTGCGCTTGATGGCCTTTGAGAGCTATGGTGCTCTCCTGGCCAAGGTCAGCAGGAGGGTCCTTGTCTTCCCCTTGAGGCACCAGGTCTTCAACTTGCTCATCCTCCTCGTGCTCCACCTGGAGGACGTGAACGTCAGCGTGGCTCAG ATCGCCCGGCCCGCTCTCTGCCACACGGCCACCGTGCTGCGCTGGTCAAAGCTCAAAGTGATATTTGCCGAGAAAGACACCTGGACGATCCTGAGAGCCCTG CTTCTGGGGTTTGCAGCCACAGGGTACAAAAATGAGGTGGCTGCTGGCCATGTGCTCTGCGCCCAGCCCCTAAATGTGCCTCCTGCCCGCCCCTGCGTCCTGTCTGAGCTGGGGGTCCAGGCACACAGGTAG